The Polaribacter tangerinus genome has a segment encoding these proteins:
- a CDS encoding DUF6733 family protein, producing the protein MKKISTLLVLFLAINMSAQKDSEENLNIGLSLNHDAFFGFNPMMTLSFPTDKSGAITAYGIQWGAGTGSEWGQWTEVGIGYNFTVGNFNINPQLGFTMGNLLSSGAAQEGIIGDGIVPNLTVNYSSKKWESQFYFGYYGALINNTDSGESTNNYVHYWANLGYKVGNHISLGLHFEELYLSGGETNGGKNLERADGYVWLGPYIQLQKKNAGLRFSLGNNIGKTASFANNEFYKLTFFLSI; encoded by the coding sequence ATGAAAAAAATTTCAACTTTATTAGTGCTTTTTTTAGCAATTAACATGTCTGCACAAAAAGACTCAGAAGAAAATCTAAACATCGGCTTATCTTTAAACCATGATGCATTTTTTGGTTTTAACCCAATGATGACACTTAGCTTCCCAACAGATAAGTCAGGCGCTATTACAGCATACGGTATTCAATGGGGTGCAGGAACAGGAAGTGAATGGGGACAATGGACCGAAGTAGGTATTGGTTACAACTTTACCGTTGGTAATTTTAACATCAATCCACAATTAGGTTTCACAATGGGAAACTTACTTTCCAGCGGAGCTGCTCAAGAAGGGATTATTGGAGACGGTATAGTACCTAACTTAACAGTAAACTATAGCTCAAAAAAATGGGAAAGTCAATTCTACTTTGGGTATTACGGAGCATTGATAAACAACACAGATTCGGGAGAATCTACAAATAACTATGTACATTATTGGGCAAATCTGGGCTACAAAGTAGGCAACCATATATCTTTAGGCTTACATTTTGAAGAATTGTACTTGTCAGGTGGAGAAACAAATGGAGGCAAAAACCTAGAAAGAGCAGATGGCTACGTATGGCTTGGACCATACATACAACTACAAAAGAAAAATGCAGGACTGCGTTTTTCTCTCGGAAACAATATTGGAAAAACAGCAAGTTTTGCCAATAACGAATTTTACAAACTGACATTTTTCTTATCTATATAA
- a CDS encoding P-II family nitrogen regulator, whose protein sequence is MKKIEAIIRKSKFSAVKQALHEVDVNFFSYWDVTGLGNEKEAHVYRGVSYSTSDIQRRYLSIVVNDDFEHITINALLKSAATGDVGDGKIFVSDISEVYRIRTGEKGGETLKKDSK, encoded by the coding sequence ATGAAAAAAATAGAAGCAATAATTAGAAAATCTAAATTTAGTGCAGTAAAACAAGCACTGCATGAAGTAGATGTGAACTTTTTCTCCTACTGGGACGTAACAGGCCTAGGTAACGAAAAAGAAGCACACGTATATAGAGGTGTTAGTTACAGCACTAGCGATATTCAAAGAAGATACTTATCTATAGTAGTTAATGATGATTTTGAACATATTACCATCAATGCATTACTAAAATCTGCTGCCACAGGAGATGTTGGAGACGGAAAAATATTCGTATCAGACATTTCTGAGGTTTACAGAATTAGAACAGGGGAAAAAGGTGGTGAAACATTAAAAAAAGATTCAAAATAA